Proteins from one Astatotilapia calliptera chromosome 8, fAstCal1.2, whole genome shotgun sequence genomic window:
- the plbd1b gene encoding phospholipase B-like 1 isoform X2 — protein sequence MEKRRMALCVLLSTLAVSTKSTDVFRRVNVKLQTYRWGILEINAGYGGITQEDETTFFLAGYLEGYLTAGQMFSHYSNMYPQLIKDEKVLEPLKNFLSKQDQWAREQVKLRRNSDPLWRHMGLILAQLDGLHAGAALWAKSKHREPLSAFTVQFLNGVGDLLDLVPALTPRSNSSAGSGAFRMPGMGHCTALIKVLPGFENLLVGHSSWYTYAATMRIYKHWDFKVSDTHVATGKMSFSSYPGFLMSLDDFYLLGSGLLMTQTSIGVFNASLFSQLSPHSLLAWQRVRLANGLAHSGEEWAQVFSRYNSGTYNSQYMVVDLSRISLSKSIRDGALTVVEQIPGKVKHSDQTRALRRGYWPSYNIPFHAEIYNLSGYSVMWKRYGEDFSYDLCPRAKILRRDQAKVSDLSSLKRMMRYNNYKKDPYSKGHPCKTICCRNDLRPRRPRPGGCYDTKVTDYQMALQLVAEAINGPTTQGGLRPFSWQSFNFTIHQGLPHTYNFPFITMRPMLDKP from the exons ATGGAAAAACGCAGAATGGCACTCTGCGTACTGCTGAGCACTTTAGCTGTATCCACAAAATCCACGGATGTATTCAGAAGAGTGAACGTCAAGCTCCAAACTTACC GATGGGGCATCCTGGAGATCAATGCAGGCTATGGAGGAATCACTCAGGAAGATGAGACCACTTTCTTCTTGGCTGGCTACCTGGAAGGTTACCTCACTGCTGG ACAGATGTTCAGTCATTACTCCAACATGTACCCTCAGCTGATCAAGGATGAAAAGGTTCTGGAGCCCTTGAAAAACTTTTTGAG CAAACAAGACCAGTGGGCCAGAGAGCAGGTGAAGCTCAGGAGAAACAGTGACCCCTTGTGGAGGCATATGGGACTGATCCTGGCTCAGCTGGATGGACTCCACGCAGGAGCTGCActgtgggccaaaagcaaacacagggag CCTCTATCAGCGTTCACGGTCCAGTTTCTAAATGGTGTCGGTGACCTCTTGGATCTTGTCCCAGCTTTGACACCTCGCTCCAACTCCTCCGCAGGGTCCGGCGCTTTCAGGATGCCTGGAATGGGCCACTGCACAGCTCTCATAAAG GTTCTTCCAGGCTTTGAGAACCTGCTAGTTGGCCACTCTAGCTGGTATACTTATGCAGCCACCATGCGTATCTATAAACACTGGGACTTCAAGGTGTCTGACACACACGTAGCCACTGGAAAGATGTCGTTCAGCAGCTACCCTG GCTTCCTGATGTCTCTGGATGACTTCTACCTCCTTGGGAGCGGCCTGCTGATGACTCAGACCTCCATCGGCGTCTTCAATGCCTCTCTGTTCTCTCAGCTCAGCCCTCACAGCCTGCTGGCCTGGCAGAGGGTCCGACTGGCTAACGGTCTGGCGCACAGCGGAGAGGAGTGGGCGCAGGTTTTCTCCAGATACAACTCAG GCACATATAACAGCCAGTACATGGTGGTGGACCTGAGCAGGATTTCTCTGAGTAAAAGCATCAGGGATGGAGCTCTGACTGTTGTAGAGCAGATTCCCGGCAAAGTCAAGCACTCCGATCAGACTCGGGCGTTACGCAGAG GTTATTGGCCGTCATACAATATACCATTTCATGCTGAAATCTACAACCTGAGTGGGTACAGTGTGATGTGGAAAAGATACGGGGAAGACTTTTCCTATGATCTCTGTCCCCGAGCTAAAATCCTCCGCAGGGACCAGGCCAAGGTGTCCGACCTCAGCTCCCTCAAACGCATGATGAGATACAACA ACTACAAGAAAGATCCCTACTCAAAGGGCCATCCCTGCAAAACCATCTGCTGCCGCAACGACCTGAGACCAAGGAGGCCACGGCCAGGGGGCTGCTACGACACTAAG GTGACGGACTACCAGATGGCGCTCCAGCTGGTCGCCGAGGCAATAAATGGCCCCACGACCCAGGGGGGTCTGCGCCCATTTTCATGGCAGTCCTTTAACTTCACGATTCATCAGGGACTCCCCCACACGTACAACTTTCCCTTTATCACCATGAGGCCCATGCTGGACAAGCCATAA
- the cby1 gene encoding protein chibby homolog 1 produces the protein MEDLKKSLRMPLFGNPFSPKKVPPRKSASLSSLHTLDRSTREIELGLEYGPPVMNIGGQVLKFEEGQWITESGGNVSSREVQRLKKKNIQLEEENNVLKLKIELLLDMLTETTVEYHLMEKEVEEVKTQHRRKK, from the exons ATGGAG GACCTTAAAAAATCTCTGAGGATGCCTCTGTTTGGAAACCCATTTAGTCCTAAAAAGGTTCCTCCACGTAAATCCGCCTCCTTGTCCAGCCTCCACACG ttGGATCGTTCAACTCGAGAAATAGAGCTGGGCCTTGAGTATGGCCCTCCTGTGATGAACATTGGAGGTCAGGTCTTGAAATTTGAAGAGGGACAGTGGATTACAG AATCTGGTGGAAATGTGTCTAGTAGGGAAGTTCAGcggcttaagaaaaaaaatatccagcTGGAGGAAGAGAATAACGTATTAAAACTAAAGATTGAACTTCTCCTGGATATG TTAACAGAGACTACCGTAGAGTATCACCTGATGGAGAAAGAAGTGGAAGAAGTCAAGACTCAACAtcgaagaaaaaaatga
- the plbd1b gene encoding phospholipase B-like 1 isoform X1, whose amino-acid sequence MEKRRMALCVLLSTLAVSTKSTDVFRRVNVKLQTYQLQEATVHWDAAQKSVILKEGLMETEGEAYGYFNDTLLLSGWGILEINAGYGGITQEDETTFFLAGYLEGYLTAGQMFSHYSNMYPQLIKDEKVLEPLKNFLSKQDQWAREQVKLRRNSDPLWRHMGLILAQLDGLHAGAALWAKSKHREPLSAFTVQFLNGVGDLLDLVPALTPRSNSSAGSGAFRMPGMGHCTALIKVLPGFENLLVGHSSWYTYAATMRIYKHWDFKVSDTHVATGKMSFSSYPGFLMSLDDFYLLGSGLLMTQTSIGVFNASLFSQLSPHSLLAWQRVRLANGLAHSGEEWAQVFSRYNSGTYNSQYMVVDLSRISLSKSIRDGALTVVEQIPGKVKHSDQTRALRRGYWPSYNIPFHAEIYNLSGYSVMWKRYGEDFSYDLCPRAKILRRDQAKVSDLSSLKRMMRYNNYKKDPYSKGHPCKTICCRNDLRPRRPRPGGCYDTKVTDYQMALQLVAEAINGPTTQGGLRPFSWQSFNFTIHQGLPHTYNFPFITMRPMLDKP is encoded by the exons ATGGAAAAACGCAGAATGGCACTCTGCGTACTGCTGAGCACTTTAGCTGTATCCACAAAATCCACGGATGTATTCAGAAGAGTGAACGTCAAGCTCCAAACTTACC AGCTCCAAGAGGCCACTGTGCACTGGGATGCTGCCCAGAAAAGTGTGATCCTGAAGGAGGGGTTGATGGAGACGGAGGGGGAAGCCTATGGGTACTTCAATGACACTCTGCTCCTCTCAGGATGGGGCATCCTGGAGATCAATGCAGGCTATGGAGGAATCACTCAGGAAGATGAGACCACTTTCTTCTTGGCTGGCTACCTGGAAGGTTACCTCACTGCTGG ACAGATGTTCAGTCATTACTCCAACATGTACCCTCAGCTGATCAAGGATGAAAAGGTTCTGGAGCCCTTGAAAAACTTTTTGAG CAAACAAGACCAGTGGGCCAGAGAGCAGGTGAAGCTCAGGAGAAACAGTGACCCCTTGTGGAGGCATATGGGACTGATCCTGGCTCAGCTGGATGGACTCCACGCAGGAGCTGCActgtgggccaaaagcaaacacagggag CCTCTATCAGCGTTCACGGTCCAGTTTCTAAATGGTGTCGGTGACCTCTTGGATCTTGTCCCAGCTTTGACACCTCGCTCCAACTCCTCCGCAGGGTCCGGCGCTTTCAGGATGCCTGGAATGGGCCACTGCACAGCTCTCATAAAG GTTCTTCCAGGCTTTGAGAACCTGCTAGTTGGCCACTCTAGCTGGTATACTTATGCAGCCACCATGCGTATCTATAAACACTGGGACTTCAAGGTGTCTGACACACACGTAGCCACTGGAAAGATGTCGTTCAGCAGCTACCCTG GCTTCCTGATGTCTCTGGATGACTTCTACCTCCTTGGGAGCGGCCTGCTGATGACTCAGACCTCCATCGGCGTCTTCAATGCCTCTCTGTTCTCTCAGCTCAGCCCTCACAGCCTGCTGGCCTGGCAGAGGGTCCGACTGGCTAACGGTCTGGCGCACAGCGGAGAGGAGTGGGCGCAGGTTTTCTCCAGATACAACTCAG GCACATATAACAGCCAGTACATGGTGGTGGACCTGAGCAGGATTTCTCTGAGTAAAAGCATCAGGGATGGAGCTCTGACTGTTGTAGAGCAGATTCCCGGCAAAGTCAAGCACTCCGATCAGACTCGGGCGTTACGCAGAG GTTATTGGCCGTCATACAATATACCATTTCATGCTGAAATCTACAACCTGAGTGGGTACAGTGTGATGTGGAAAAGATACGGGGAAGACTTTTCCTATGATCTCTGTCCCCGAGCTAAAATCCTCCGCAGGGACCAGGCCAAGGTGTCCGACCTCAGCTCCCTCAAACGCATGATGAGATACAACA ACTACAAGAAAGATCCCTACTCAAAGGGCCATCCCTGCAAAACCATCTGCTGCCGCAACGACCTGAGACCAAGGAGGCCACGGCCAGGGGGCTGCTACGACACTAAG GTGACGGACTACCAGATGGCGCTCCAGCTGGTCGCCGAGGCAATAAATGGCCCCACGACCCAGGGGGGTCTGCGCCCATTTTCATGGCAGTCCTTTAACTTCACGATTCATCAGGGACTCCCCCACACGTACAACTTTCCCTTTATCACCATGAGGCCCATGCTGGACAAGCCATAA